Proteins from a single region of Cytophagaceae bacterium:
- a CDS encoding DUF3089 domain-containing protein, translating to MKKDMEKWLILLVFFWLNTEIVMAQKHFQITSTFDEKTQPLSPDYTQTSSWLALPTKIDMADKLPKGKHNLKDFQFQAQVDVFYIYPTVYTQQPTNQYTWNASTTDSDLNEKIEKSAIYNQASVFNGIAKIYTPIYRQAHYSVFTTKDSISSKKALDLAYFDIRKAFEIFLEKYNHSRPFIIAGHSQGTLLAIRLIQEFVNNKPLQERMIAAYLVGMPVNDSMFETVKLMTEPNQTGGYLSWNTFSENYYPSYYENGLNQAQCINPVSWKPNTNWSKKSWHKGTLGIKSKLSPGIITCKVENGILWIKKPDIPGKAFLNEKIWHFADYNFFWLDIRENVALRTNQYFLNNKK from the coding sequence ATGAAAAAAGATATGGAAAAATGGTTGATTTTATTGGTGTTTTTTTGGCTAAACACAGAAATTGTAATGGCTCAAAAACATTTTCAAATCACATCAACCTTTGACGAAAAGACCCAGCCTTTAAGCCCTGATTACACCCAAACATCAAGTTGGCTGGCATTACCAACCAAAATTGATATGGCAGATAAATTACCTAAAGGAAAACACAATTTAAAAGACTTTCAGTTTCAAGCTCAAGTTGATGTTTTCTATATTTATCCTACGGTATATACTCAGCAACCAACCAACCAATACACCTGGAATGCATCTACGACTGACTCAGATCTCAATGAAAAAATCGAAAAATCTGCAATTTATAATCAAGCCTCAGTGTTCAATGGTATTGCAAAAATATATACTCCAATATATCGGCAGGCACACTATTCGGTTTTTACAACCAAAGACTCCATTTCATCAAAAAAAGCATTGGATTTAGCATATTTTGACATTAGAAAAGCATTTGAGATTTTTCTTGAAAAATATAATCATTCGAGGCCGTTCATAATTGCCGGGCATAGTCAAGGTACTTTACTTGCAATTAGGCTCATTCAAGAATTTGTAAATAATAAACCCTTGCAGGAAAGAATGATTGCTGCATATTTGGTTGGTATGCCAGTAAATGACAGTATGTTTGAAACTGTAAAACTTATGACCGAACCCAACCAAACAGGAGGATATTTAAGTTGGAATACATTTTCAGAAAATTACTATCCTTCTTATTACGAAAATGGCTTGAACCAGGCACAATGTATCAATCCTGTATCCTGGAAACCAAACACTAACTGGTCTAAAAAAAGCTGGCACAAAGGCACATTGGGTATTAAATCAAAATTGAGCCCGGGTATCATTACGTGCAAAGTCGAAAATGGTATATTATGGATAAAAAAACCCGATATTCCAGGAAAAGCATTTCTTAACGAAAAAATCTGGCATTTCGCTGATTACAATTTTTTTTGGTTGGATATTAGAGAAAATGTAGCTTTACGTACAAATCAGTATTTTCTTAATAATAAAAAATAA